In a genomic window of Telopea speciosissima isolate NSW1024214 ecotype Mountain lineage chromosome 5, Tspe_v1, whole genome shotgun sequence:
- the LOC122662515 gene encoding outer envelope pore protein 24A, chloroplastic codes for MKATIRGRYGTEKSISSATLAINAGDVNLRASMTDATVVNGPSLNGLALSLEKPGSFIVDYNVPEKDVRFLFMNTIKVSDKPLNLTYIHGRGDNRTIFDGTIVFDSANKVSANYVLGSGNCKLKYTYVHGGIRTFEQCYDFAKNSWDFTLSQRVYGDDVFRASYQTSDKVMGLEWWRDSKSNGSFKISASLNLAEEVKRPKIIAESMWNLEM; via the exons ATGAAGGCTACTATTAGGGGAAGATACGGTACCGAAAAAAGCATTTCCTCTGCAACTCTCGCCATTAACGCTGGCGATGTTAACCTCCGTGCTTCCATGACCGACGCCACGGTCGTCAATGGTCCTAGCTTAAATGGTCTCGCTCTTTCTCTTGAAAAGCCCGGCTCCTTCATTGTCGATTACAATGTTCCCGAAAAG GATGTGAGGTTTCTGTTCATGAACACGATTAAGGTTTCGGATAAACCTCTGAATTTGACTTACATTCATGGGCGTGGTGATAACCGGACGATTTTCGATGGCACCATTGTCTTCGATTCAGCTAACAAAGTTTCAGCTAATTATGTTTTGGGTTCTGGGAACTGCAAATTGAAGTACACATATGTGCATGGAGGGATCAGGACCTTTGAGCAGTGCTACGATTTCGCCAAGAATTCGTGGGACTTTACGTTGTCACAAAGGGTTTATGGGGACGATGTGTTTAGGGCTTCGTATCAGACATCCGACAAGGTCATGGGCCTGGAGTGGTGGAGAGATTCCAAGAGTAACGGGTCTTTCAAG ATATCAGCATCTCTCAATCTGGCAGAGGAAGTTAAAAGGCCGAAAATAATTGCTGAGAGTATGTGGAATCTTGAGATGTGA
- the LOC122662674 gene encoding uncharacterized protein LOC122662674: MELRNLSHVYFIGAIKRGMVEKIINVDSHGRRALRFKTIEAIYESEDAKNLGSCTTFQQQEGRLMGSPFGCGGVKIDRPVLLMGGRKIKINPGLCHLDKDACDDMDDLSFNEMTLKQLKERCKTKKRKLPKSVDLKKGPCSHLSEDYAKLQLKEDDSDLEENLSSWKLKLSKKLKAKRKCIRKEVHSPCKSADSVSVYEQIPSTPQNSPQSTVDLTGPIKAEIEISGPEFSECPNLDGFTFGATLNSHSTVDISANVSDEVAGLCKRSELAIGESTFLTTEGPSCVVTEVSIERLDHDNSLSLPASAAVGEVMEDSFSEVTGKETLSFPISELDTNVSIIQSTPDISPMEVPLITNEPDSETCGSCESYSFMQGTSCEIDSSCVIHMPHKLNDDGFSCTKPNYDGGYISNVEMGDSSMEDTVPDPETIRNSDILYMSFQKSYQGLNSPSDFSSISCSSPTIEDKQKNSSLSVKGLMSTSMETESDGGIKEDNLPDPETSVMNSTDILYISSQSCHTCLNPRSSSEDFNSATDEKHSFPTEEESMSNIAGVRDCSVSSDQSEITASCTAMEVIENFCDLKLECPPKRLLSNRKAISPTSQEKLRQAVDAGCLNENIGLSKCREKLCFGKQSKIRASLTASDLKEVEVNVIPQRIILKLKNEKSRPNLLLPKGILKSPNVSCAMPHAAAESTSANPFAESAMAFSQRQMRDIECLATKLVKELKCMKDIVEENLHSEVYPSKSLKYTVDEMRVAVDKAGEVEETTRKWLSMMARDCSRFCRIMRSTGNKGAAAPTSSCGVYKDRKKIVFADEAGRPLCHVKVFEDQVASLCGSD, from the exons ATGGAATTGAGGAACTTAAGCCATGTGTATTTTATTGGGGCAATTAAGAGGGGTATGGTGGAGAAAATCATTAATGTAGATTCTCATGGAAGACGGGCCCTGAGGTTCAAAACAATAGAGGCTATATATGAATCTGAAGATGCCAAAAATCTAGGTTCCTGCACAACATTTCAGCAGCAAGAAGGGAGGTTGATGGGTTCACCATTTGGTTGTGGTGGGGTCAAGATTGACAGGCCAGTTCTTCTCATGGGTGgcagaaaaatcaaaattaaccCCGGACTTTGTCATTTAGACAAGGATGCTTGTGATGACATGGATGACCTTAGCTTTAATGAAATGACACTAAAACAACTTAAGGAGAGATGCAAAACAAAGAAGCGGAAACTTCCAAAATCTGTTGACCTGAAAAAAGGTCCATGCAGTCATCTGAGTGAAGATTATGCTAAATTGCAATTGAAGGAAGATGATTCTGATCTGGAGGAAAATCTCAGCAGCTGGAAATTAAAGCTGTCAAAAAAACTGAAGGCCAAACGGAAGTGCATCAGGAAAGAAGTGCATTCACCTTGTAAATCTGCTGATTCAGTTTCAGTATATGAACAAATACCTAGTACCCCTCAAAATTCACCTCAAAGTACTGTGGATCTAACTGGACCCATTAAAGCTGAGATTGAGATTTCAGGACCTGAGTTTTCAGAGTGCCCTAATTTGGATGGTTTTACCTTTGGTGCTACTCTCAATTCCCACTCTACAGTTGATATCAGTGCAAACGTATCTGATGAAGTGGCAGGGTTATGTAAGAGAAGTGAGTTGGCCATTGGAGAATCAACTTTTCTTACTACAGAGGGTCCAAGTTGTGTTGTTACAGAAGTTTCAATTGAACGTTTGGATCATgacaattctctctctcttcctgcaAGTGCCGCAGTGGGGGAAGTAATGGAGGACAGTTTTTCAGAGGTGACTGGTAAAGAAACTCTTTCTTTCCCCATTTCTGAACTTGATACAAATGTTAGCATTATTCAGTCAACTCCTGACATAAGCCCTATGGAGGTGCCATTGATCACCAATGAGCCAGATTCTGAGACATGTGGAAGCTGTGAAAGCTATTCATTTATGCAGGGGACATCATGTGAAATAGATAGCAGCTGTGTGATTCATATGCCTCATAAGTTGAATGATGATGGCTTTAGCTGCACAAAACCTAACTATGATGGTGGATATATTTCAAATGTGGAAATGGGAGATAGCAGCATGGAGGATACCGTTCCTGACCCTGAAACCATAAGAAACTCTGACATTCTTTACATGTCATTTCAGAAGTCGTATCAGGGCTTGAATTCTCCTAGTGATTTTAGTTCTATTAGTTGTAGTTCACCTACAATTGAGGATAAGCAGAAGAACTCATCTTTGTCAGTAAAGGGACTGATGTCTACTAGCATGGAAACGGAAAGTGATGGTGGCATCAAGGAGGATAACCTTCCTGATCCTGAAAC CAGTGTTATGAACAGCACTGACATCCTCTACATCTCGTCTCAGAGTTGCCATACATGCTTGAATCCTCGTAGCAGttcagaggattttaattctgCAACTGACGAGAAACACTCATTTCCCACAGAAGAGGAATCAATGTCTAATATTGCTGGGGTTAGAGACTGCTCTGTGAGTTCTGATCAATCTGAAATTACTGCAAGTTGTACGGCCATGGAAGTGATTGAGAATTTCTGTGATTTGAAGCTGGAGTGCCCTCCAAAAAGGCTCCTTTCAAACAGAAAG GCCATTTCTCCGACTTCCCAGGAAAAGCTTCGTCAAGCTGTGGATGCTGGCTGCTTAAATGAAAACATAGGTCTTTCCA AGTGTAGGGAGAAACTTTGCTTTGGGAAACAGTCTAAGATTAGGGCTTCTTTGACAGCATCTGATCTTAAGGAAGTTGAAGTCAATGTAATCCCTCAGAGGATCATCTTGAAACTGAAGAATGAAAAGAGTAGACCTAACTTGTTGCTTCCTAAAGGAATTCTCAAGTCTCCAAATGTTTCTTGTGCAATGCCACACGCTGCAGCTGAAAGCACCTCTGCCAACCCTTTTGCAGAGAGTGCTATGGCATTCTCTCAGCGCCAGATGCGTGACATCGAGTGTCTTGCAACGAAGCTTGTGAAGGAGTTGAAGTGCATGAAGGATATCGTAGAAGAAAATCTGCACTCTGAAGTCTATCCATCTAAATCTTTGAAATATACTGTGGATGAG ATGAGAGTGGCTGTTGACAAGGCTGGAGAAGTTGAAGAGACCACAAGAAAGTGGCTTTCCATGATGGCAAGAGACTGCAGCCGTTTCTGTAGAATTATg AGATCGACTGGAAACAAGGGTGCTGCTGCTCCAACATCTAGTTGTGGAGTTTACAAGGACAGGAAGAAGATAGTCTTTGCAGATGAAGCTGGTCGGCCTCTCTGTCACGTCAAGGTTTTTGAAGATCAAGTGGCTTCTCTTTGTGGCTCTGACTGA